The Eubacterium sp. MSJ-33 genomic sequence AGCTTTATTGGATATTTTAAACCCAGCTTGAAACCAAAAACTATCCAATTTACAGATAATTGGTGTCACCAAGGTCAAAATCAGACCATAAATTATCCAATTATCGTTTTATTGGACGTTTTACACCCATAATCAAACCAGAAAGGAGCCAATTATGATATCATATCTCGTCGCTATGTACATCAGCTATAAACTTACACGAAAATTCCTGGAATGGTGGGATAACCGCCATAGGTAACGAAAATAAGCAGTCACGGGGCATTGCCCCTCATGTGACTGCTTATTTTTTTCTCTTGACTGCCATAGGTATTGCTGCAACAAATTAACATATCAGGGCAGATACAGGGCTTAAAACAGCCTCGAAACCGTTCAAATTTAAAAAATTTAAAAGTGTGACAAAATTAAAATCAATCTTAAAAGTGACACACTTTTAAAAAATTTAAATTTGGTGTTGATTCCAGCTTCAAGTGCCGCATGAAGTTAAAGTGAAATCAGCACCGAGACAGGAACGGGAATTAGACTGCACCAAGTCCAGAACCTGTCAGGTTTTACATCGATTAAAACATGAATTTAAAAAATTTAAATTTAACAAAATTCTATCAAAATTCCAAATTTAAAAGTGTGTCACAACCCCCTCATAAAATTTAAATTTAGCCCTAGTCATCACAAGAGTTTACCATGAAGATTTAAAAAATTTAAAAAATTTAAACGCAAATTATAACATAAATTTAAATGCCCTAAACCCAGTCAATCATTGAACTTAGACGTAGTTTGTGAAGTGTTAATTAAAATATTAGGCAAAGAAGTAAAAGGGCATAAGGGGTCGTGACACACTTGTATTTTCGCTCGCTGCCGCTCGTTCAAATGCAAGTGTGCTCGGCATAGCCGAGACGACTGTCCTACGTTCGCTGACGCTCACTTCGGCCACTTTTCTCCATTCGCTGACGCTCATTCCGAAAAGCCCTTACTGCGGTGGTGGCATTCGCCACACACCTTGCCCTACGCTTCGCTTCGGGTGCCCGCAAGGGCTGCCGCCCCTGCACCCCGCTAGGTGGCGGATCTGTTATAAAATGTGCTCAAAATCTGCACTCCATTTATTTAAGTGTGTCATCCATTCTTATAAGAATTATTTGTGTTTAGCAAGCTATAGTCTTATAAAAGACCACAGACTTTGTAAACTCAGCGGGCTTTGCCCGCAGATGAGATATGAAGAGAGAAAACTTTACTCTTGTTCGTGTATCTACAAAATAAAAGATGGAAGGGAGATAATTATGATGGGTACAATTTTGTTTGCTCTGATTGTCATATGGGCTTTTAAGGACGACTGACAGGAATCCTTCAAATTAATTGCAAATTTATAATAACTTATAATAACAGTAGTAGGATAAAATGATGCTTGACAGAGAATTGAGAAAGAGCTAAAAAATTTTAGCTGGCGAACCGTCAGTCTTAGTATTTATCGAGGTATAACGAATAGTCAGAAATTTCATGAAAAATATTCCAACAACGAAAAAATTATCGAGGAATCCCCAATTATCTTAATATCATCGAGAAAATCCGAATTACAAAAATTTAATCGAGAAAAACAATGAAAACTTTTGAAAAAAACATAACTGTCCCAGTGCGTTATTTGATGTTTTATTCAGAAGTTTTTTTATTTCTGAAAAATTCATAATGCAAGGGTCAGCAGGAAGAAGGAGGCGGTAGACGGAAAATAGAACAGCAACCTATAAAAAGCTGTAAAGGAGAAAATGAAATGAATAATAGAATCATAGCAAAGGGGTTAACCCTTTCCAATGATATGTACAAAACAAAGCTTAACAATAATGACATGGTTATAGGTGCCTCCGGTTCCGGAAAAAGTACAGGATATGTGATTCCAAACATCATGCAGGGTAATGAAAGCATGATTATTGCTGACACCAAAAGTATTCTTTACCGGCAACTGCAAAAAAGACTGGAACAAGCGGGCTTTGAAGTACATGTGCTGGATTTTGTGAATCTGGAACATTCATGTAAATACAATCCGCTCGATTATATTCCATTTAACAAAAAAACCGGAAGATACGGAGAAAAGGAGATTATGACTATTGCAAATGCAATGATTCCTACACGGATACAGGATGACACCCTTTGGGAGGACTCGGCTAGGCTCGTACTGGAATGCCTGATTTCGTTCGTACTGGAAACGCTTCCCGGTCATGAAAAGAATATGGCAAGCGTTACCGGACTATATAAGGTTTTAGCAGGCAGTGTCGGATATCGTCTGTTTGAGGAGTTGGAAGCAGAGAATCCTGACAGTTTTGCAGTTAGGCGGTACAAGTCGTTTCAGTCTATTTTTTTTGCGGAACGAACTTGGGGCTGCATTGCACAGTTTGTTTCGGACGCTCTGGATTTGTATGATTTTTCGGATGCATGGACAATGTTTGACGGAACAGGCAGTTTCCGGTTTTGTGATATGGGCAGAAGAAAAACAGCATTGTTTGTCAATGTCAGTGATACGGACAGAACCTTTGACAGGTTGATAAATGTCTTTTATGCACAGGCATTCCATGAGCTTTGTAAAGAGGCAGACAGCCGTAGGAATGGCAGACTAAAGGTGCCGGTAAGAATATTTCTGGATGACTTTGCCACCAATGTATATATTCCGGATTTTGACAAGATTATTTCAAATATCCGTTCAAGGGATATCTCCGTCAGCGTGATTTTACAGAGCATCAGCCAGTTAGAAACTCTGTATTCACCGGAACAGGCAGTTACCATATTAAACGGGTGCGACCATATGTTGTATCTGGGCGGTCAGGATGTTGAGACTGCCGGATATATCAGTGAAAAGGCAAATGTGCCGATGGAACGGATTCTGGATATGGGGCTTGACGATGCCTACCTATTTGAGCGTGGCTCTGCTCCCCGTAAGGTAAATAAAGTCAATTTATACGAAAAGGAGAAGGATGAGAATGGAGACAATGTCACTGGAAACTCTGATAGCAAATGCAAAAGAGAACATAACCAGTCGGGACGCATACATTCAGCAGGCTATAGAGCAGCTAATGAAAGCACCGCTTCGTCTGTTTATTAATCGTTCCCGTAAGAGAGAAGTGAATGACCTGGTAACGATGAAAATCATATTAAAATATCTGAATCTTTCGGATGCGTATCTGGAACAACCGTTCAAGGATTTGATATATCTGATACTGGCATATGCCGGCTCCGAGGATGAGGATAAAAGGATTTCTGCCGGGAATGCAATTATGCATCTCGCAAAGTTGGTATCCGGTAACAACTGGTATATATACAAGAGATAAAGGGGGAATTGCAATGAAGAAATCGCTGGATGAAAGAGTCAGGCTCTGCAATGCCGGGTGTCAGGGATTTTACAGTATGGAGGACAGGTTGCTGAATCTGAAAGTATCTGACATGCTGAAGCATCTGGAAAAGCAGGACAAGGATATTACAAACAGAATACAGAAGGATGAGAGAGAGAATGAAGCCCTTGGAGATGTGATAGAGCAGATGATGGAACCCTTTGTGAATGGGTATATGCCGCAGGAGAAGGTTCCTTATCTTATCTATTTGTTACTGATAGAGCCGTTTGCCATGTGGATAAAAGAAACCGGTTATGTGCCGGATGATGAATTCCTTACCCGGGCCGGTATTATCGGTCTACCGATAGAAACGTCCGGGGATATTCCGTATGGTGAGAATCTGTTCGGTGATGACTGCTATGATTATGACGACTGTGATTGCATAGTATGATATGCTTCATAGCATCCATAACACCGGGCATACCTATGACAATGACCGATATGGAGATAAAGGAAAGGAGAATTACGATGCGAACACCAAAACTAATGAAGGAAACCGCAAGGGGCTGTGAGCTTTACTTTTTAGAGGACAGTTTTTTCCATAACAGGGAAATATTCATGACGGATTATGTAGATGCAGATTCGTCAAATGAATTAATTAAACAGCTTTTATATCTGAATCAGGAAAATCCGGAGAAAGAAATCACCATATATATCAATTCTCCGGG encodes the following:
- a CDS encoding VirD4-like conjugal transfer protein, CD1115 family, with the protein product MNNRIIAKGLTLSNDMYKTKLNNNDMVIGASGSGKSTGYVIPNIMQGNESMIIADTKSILYRQLQKRLEQAGFEVHVLDFVNLEHSCKYNPLDYIPFNKKTGRYGEKEIMTIANAMIPTRIQDDTLWEDSARLVLECLISFVLETLPGHEKNMASVTGLYKVLAGSVGYRLFEELEAENPDSFAVRRYKSFQSIFFAERTWGCIAQFVSDALDLYDFSDAWTMFDGTGSFRFCDMGRRKTALFVNVSDTDRTFDRLINVFYAQAFHELCKEADSRRNGRLKVPVRIFLDDFATNVYIPDFDKIISNIRSRDISVSVILQSISQLETLYSPEQAVTILNGCDHMLYLGGQDVETAGYISEKANVPMERILDMGLDDAYLFERGSAPRKVNKVNLYEKEKDENGDNVTGNSDSKCKREHNQSGRIHSAGYRAANESTASSVY